The following proteins are co-located in the Gossypium hirsutum isolate 1008001.06 chromosome A02, Gossypium_hirsutum_v2.1, whole genome shotgun sequence genome:
- the LOC121211024 gene encoding uncharacterized protein, whose product MGIHATAERQIKVLEVYGDSTLVIYQLKSEWETRDSKLINYRELVMDLIKVFDDITFHYLPCDENQMADALATLASMIKANNQEDIKPIQMSICDAPAHCCNIDEEEERDNHLWYQDVLRYVKNRVYSDQTTENDKRTLRRLAGDYVLDGEILYKRRKEKVLLRCVNAVKAKKILEEIHEGVCETHANGFTMARQIMRFGYY is encoded by the coding sequence ATGGGCATCCATGCTACCGCAGAGCGCCAAATCAAGGTgttagaggtatatggggattccaCACTAGTAATCTATCAGCTCAAGagtgaatgggaaacaagagactccaaattgatcaattaccgAGAGCTGGTTATGGATTTAATCAAGGTGTTTGACGATATCACTTTTCATTACCTTCCATgcgatgaaaatcagatggctgatgccttGGCTACgttagcttccatgatcaaagcaAATAACCAAGAGGATATAAAGCCGATCCAGATGAGTATTTGTGATGCTCCAGCACATTGCTGCAATATCGACGAAGAGGAGGAGAGGGATAATCATCTTTGGTATCAGGATGTTCTACGATATGTAAAAAATCGTGTATATTCTGATCAGACaactgaaaatgataaaagaacatTGAGGAGGCTGGCCGGTGACTATGTCTTAGACGGAGAAATCCtgtataaaagaaggaaagaaaaagtaCTGCTAAGATGTGTTAATGCTGTTAAAGCAAAGAAAATCCTAGAAGAAATCCATGAAGGTGTCTGCGAGACGCATGCCAATGGGttcacaatggccaggcaaatcatgagattcgggtattactaG